GTTGAAGATTAGGCAACCAACGACGTCGGGTTTTATTGTGGGCGTGGCTTACGTTATTTCCTGTTGCGGGTTTTTTGCCGCATATTTCACACATTTTAGACATGATATGCTCCTTAAGTGATTCAAAATTAGAATCAGCCTTTATACTTTCTCACGATATAAATTTCAATGTATTTTTTTATGCCCCAGAATTACACAGAATCCACAAACAAAACATAAGGGATTTCTTGTGAATGATTTTGATAGTTGGTAGGCTGAGTTGAGGGATGAAACCCGATCATTCTGGACAGGGAATGGTATTCGCTGACAATATTGGACATGAATGAGTTTATATTTGCTGGGTTTCGCAGAGCTCAACCCAGCCTACGAAAATTTACAGGATAAAAGTATACATTGTTGGTAATTGGTAGTCTATATTTGCTGGGTTTCGCAGAGCTCAACCCAGCCTACGAAAATTTACGGGATAAAAGTATACATTGTTGGTAATTGGTAGTAGTTGGTAGGTTGGGTAGAGGTACGAAACCCAACATTCCCTGTCTGAAATTCAACTCAACCCAACGAAATTTGACTGGATTTAATCATGCACTATCGACGGGCTTGCATTCAGGGAGGGACGTATTTTTTCACCC
This portion of the Desulfobulbaceae bacterium genome encodes:
- a CDS encoding 50S ribosomal protein L28, producing MSKMCEICGKKPATGNNVSHAHNKTRRRWLPNLQRVRVAAPGGNAKHMRVCTRCIRSGAVVKPVVKAN